One genomic window of Paenibacillus xylanilyticus includes the following:
- a CDS encoding DUF951 domain-containing protein, translating into MERKSFQLGDIVQMKKQHPCGSNEMEIIRMGMDIRIKCVGCKHSVLIPRAKFEKNMKKVLRSAEDTAES; encoded by the coding sequence GTGGAGCGTAAGAGTTTCCAGCTTGGAGACATTGTACAGATGAAGAAGCAGCATCCCTGTGGAAGTAATGAGATGGAGATTATTCGGATGGGGATGGATATTCGAATCAAATGTGTAGGCTGTAAACACAGCGTACTCATTCCAAGAGCGAAGTTTGAGAAAAACATGAAAAAAGTTCTTCGCTCGGCAGAGGATACTGCAGAATCTTAA
- the yyaC gene encoding spore protease YyaC, whose translation MNPNSRSYSSQDMTSLKIPHTDPGIHSAIIHRLMFHLYKAHSLQNVVIVCIGTDRSTGDCLGPLVGSSLAKWDSPLFHLYGTLDEPVHAMNLQDTLNTIQNTHHNPYVIGIDACLGQSSSVGCIQVVNGPLKPGAGVNKELPPVGDIHLTGIVNVGGFMEYFVLQNTRLSLVMRMSEIIASSLYSAIREWHTRSTLLAVPE comes from the coding sequence ATGAATCCCAATTCGCGTTCTTATTCATCCCAAGATATGACCAGTTTGAAGATACCACATACCGACCCAGGCATACACTCCGCCATTATACATCGTTTAATGTTTCATCTCTATAAGGCACACTCTTTGCAAAATGTCGTCATTGTCTGCATCGGCACAGATCGCTCTACAGGAGACTGTCTTGGTCCTCTGGTAGGCTCTTCGCTTGCCAAGTGGGACAGCCCCCTATTTCACCTCTACGGTACATTGGACGAACCTGTGCATGCAATGAATCTTCAGGACACCCTGAACACCATTCAAAATACACACCATAACCCCTATGTAATAGGAATAGACGCGTGCCTCGGGCAATCCTCCAGTGTAGGCTGTATTCAGGTGGTCAATGGGCCGCTCAAGCCTGGTGCGGGTGTAAATAAAGAATTACCGCCGGTCGGCGATATCCATCTTACAGGTATCGTTAACGTCGGCGGCTTTATGGAATACTTTGTTTTGCAAAACACACGGCTTAGTCTTGTCATGCGCATGTCTGAAATTATAGCGAGCAGTCTATACTCAGCCATTCGCGAATGGCATACACGCTCTACTCTGCTTGCTGTGCCAGAGTAA
- a CDS encoding DUF3343 domain-containing protein, with amino-acid sequence MDDWMLIAFDSTQQALRAEMLLEFAEIEIDLFPTPKEITAGCALCIQFPKEDLARVQQIIRNEFVEIRGLYFKTEDSYDNIPL; translated from the coding sequence ATGGATGATTGGATGCTGATTGCCTTTGATTCTACCCAGCAGGCTTTGCGGGCGGAAATGCTGCTAGAATTTGCCGAGATTGAAATTGATTTATTTCCTACCCCGAAAGAGATTACGGCAGGCTGTGCACTCTGTATACAGTTTCCAAAAGAAGATCTGGCAAGAGTGCAGCAGATCATTCGGAACGAGTTTGTAGAGATCCGGGGCCTCTATTTTAAAACCGAAGACAGCTATGATAACATACCCTTGTAG
- the ssb gene encoding single-stranded DNA-binding protein, whose amino-acid sequence MLNRVILIGRLTRDPELRYTPAGVAVTQFTLAVDRPFTSQGGEREADFIPVVTWRQLAETCANYLRKGRLAAVEGRIQVRNYENNEGKRVYVTEVIADNVRFLESANRDNNGGGGGQPMREEPSYGGGGRANNNNSRSNNQDPFSDDGKPIDISDDDLPF is encoded by the coding sequence TTGTTGAACCGTGTCATTCTGATCGGCCGGTTAACCCGGGATCCTGAGTTGCGTTACACTCCAGCAGGAGTTGCAGTTACGCAATTTACTTTGGCGGTGGACAGACCGTTTACAAGCCAAGGGGGAGAGCGGGAAGCGGATTTCATTCCGGTCGTAACCTGGAGACAGCTTGCTGAGACTTGTGCAAACTATTTGCGCAAAGGACGCCTAGCTGCAGTCGAAGGACGCATTCAAGTACGGAACTACGAGAATAACGAAGGTAAACGTGTATACGTGACCGAAGTCATTGCCGATAATGTCCGTTTCTTGGAGTCAGCTAACCGTGATAATAACGGTGGCGGCGGTGGGCAACCGATGCGTGAAGAGCCTTCTTATGGAGGCGGCGGACGCGCGAACAATAACAATTCGCGTAGCAACAATCAGGATCCTTTTTCCGATGACGGAAAACCGATTGATATATCGGATGATGATTTGCCATTTTAA
- a CDS encoding DUF4446 family protein, with protein MAELNELILEQLLWIIGGMALILVILLIVIIAQGAKLRKFKRKYEAMMAGSGVEDLESLLINLKIQMDSIEDEHKLQTSQIQAVMQKLTRIQGKVGVKRYNAYGERGSDLSFSMAMINDNNDGMILTGIYNRDGSYVYAKPLKGGESSYTLSPEEKEAITLAQQAE; from the coding sequence ATGGCTGAATTAAACGAGCTGATTCTGGAACAGCTGCTATGGATTATTGGCGGAATGGCATTAATATTGGTAATCTTACTGATTGTAATTATTGCCCAAGGCGCAAAGTTACGCAAGTTCAAACGGAAATATGAAGCGATGATGGCTGGCAGCGGAGTAGAGGACCTGGAATCGTTGTTGATCAATCTGAAAATTCAGATGGACAGCATTGAGGACGAGCATAAATTGCAGACTAGTCAGATCCAGGCAGTCATGCAAAAACTGACCCGTATCCAGGGTAAAGTGGGCGTGAAACGTTATAATGCCTATGGTGAAAGAGGCAGTGATCTGAGTTTCTCCATGGCCATGATTAACGATAATAACGATGGGATGATCCTCACAGGGATCTATAATCGTGATGGTTCTTATGTGTATGCCAAACCTCTTAAAGGGGGAGAGTCATCTTATACACTATCCCCTGAAGAGAAGGAAGCCATTACTCTGGCACAGCAAGCAGAGTAG
- a CDS encoding YjzC family protein yields MGERTEFEPGDKAPNDGEYTEVGERSFHTEIQNPKRVTLKKGEPFPETSNQDRKWKKLTKARVH; encoded by the coding sequence ATGGGTGAACGTACAGAATTTGAACCAGGAGATAAAGCTCCCAATGACGGTGAATACACGGAAGTTGGGGAAAGAAGCTTCCATACCGAAATCCAAAATCCCAAAAGAGTAACTCTGAAAAAAGGGGAGCCCTTCCCTGAGACCAGCAACCAGGATCGCAAATGGAAAAAGCTGACGAAGGCTCGTGTTCACTAA
- a CDS encoding mechanosensitive ion channel family protein, producing the protein MLPFKFFAAAPANNAEEPTALEETVKSAVSWTDKLWNSVTDADMWLNILFSSIRIVIIFIITRIVIKIVYRIIDRSLERKQEGKVRVNPRRFVTVGELLKNATSITCNFIMILLLLSEINIQVGPLLASAGVLGLAIGFGAQGLVKDVITGFFIILEDQFAVGDVIQTGTYKGTVEVIGLRTTKLVSWQGEVHIIPNGTIASVTNFSMSNSLAVVDIPMKGDQTLDESVHLVKQALVGIEDRDLNIVKVPDVLGIQSMTTSEYVVRIVAECMPNSRGSVERQIQSDVKKTMEYHEMGKLAALEQAAGQEKDEGDGTGGA; encoded by the coding sequence ATGCTGCCTTTTAAATTTTTTGCTGCAGCTCCTGCTAACAACGCGGAAGAGCCTACTGCCTTAGAAGAAACCGTAAAAAGTGCTGTCAGCTGGACTGATAAGTTATGGAATTCCGTTACCGATGCGGATATGTGGTTAAACATTCTGTTCAGCTCGATTCGCATTGTTATTATTTTTATTATCACCCGTATCGTAATCAAAATTGTGTACCGCATTATTGATCGCAGCCTGGAACGGAAGCAGGAAGGCAAAGTCCGCGTAAACCCGCGCAGGTTTGTCACGGTAGGTGAGTTGCTCAAAAATGCGACCTCCATAACATGTAATTTCATTATGATTCTGTTACTGTTATCAGAGATCAACATACAAGTCGGACCGCTACTGGCCAGTGCAGGTGTGCTTGGACTTGCCATCGGTTTTGGTGCACAGGGACTGGTGAAGGATGTTATTACGGGTTTCTTCATTATATTAGAGGACCAGTTCGCTGTAGGGGACGTTATTCAGACAGGTACCTACAAAGGAACCGTTGAAGTCATCGGCTTGAGAACCACCAAGCTGGTTAGCTGGCAAGGTGAAGTTCATATTATTCCGAATGGTACGATTGCCAGTGTGACAAACTTCTCCATGTCCAATTCGCTTGCTGTGGTGGATATTCCGATGAAGGGTGATCAAACCCTGGATGAATCTGTTCACTTGGTCAAACAGGCTCTGGTTGGAATTGAAGACCGGGATCTCAATATAGTAAAAGTTCCGGATGTGCTCGGCATTCAATCGATGACCACTTCAGAGTATGTCGTTCGGATTGTTGCAGAGTGTATGCCAAACTCCAGAGGCTCTGTAGAGCGTCAAATTCAGAGTGATGTTAAGAAAACGATGGAGTATCATGAGATGGGTAAGCTCGCAGCATTGGAACAGGCAGCCGGGCAGGAGAAGGATGAAGGGGATGGTACTGGTGGAGCGTAA
- the rpsF gene encoding 30S ribosomal protein S6, whose protein sequence is MRKYEVMYIIRPDVEQEVVQATVDKFQGIISNGGGEVTAHDVMGKRRLAYEIKKFRDGVYVLVNFTAEPAVVTELERLMKISDEVIRYLITNDVKSA, encoded by the coding sequence ATGCGCAAATATGAAGTGATGTACATTATTCGTCCTGACGTTGAGCAAGAAGTTGTTCAAGCTACAGTCGATAAATTCCAAGGCATCATCTCCAACGGCGGTGGTGAGGTTACAGCTCACGACGTTATGGGTAAACGCCGTCTTGCGTATGAGATCAAGAAATTCCGTGATGGTGTTTACGTTCTGGTAAACTTCACTGCTGAACCAGCAGTAGTTACTGAGCTTGAGCGTCTCATGAAGATTTCTGACGAAGTAATTCGTTATCTCATTACGAACGATGTTAAGTCTGCCTAA